One genomic region from Maridesulfovibrio frigidus DSM 17176 encodes:
- the clpB gene encoding ATP-dependent chaperone ClpB yields the protein MDPNKFTKKTNDAIAEAQSLAISNGQQQIEVEHLLLALVEQEKGIVSKILEKSGVDPALYKSAVQKEVNKLPSVSGPGAQPGQVFVTQRLNRVIVEAEQAAKRMHDEFISVEHLYLAIMDEHGSTGAGRVNASFKLTKDKVLEAMTTIRGNQRVTTDNPEATYDALKKYGRDLVEEARKGKLDPVIGRDSEIRRVVRILSRRTKNNPILIGEAGVGKTAIIEGLAQRIVKQDVPEGLKDKTVFMLDMGALIAGAKYRGEFEERLKAVLKEVQESEGQILIFIDEIHTIVGAGKSEGAMDAGNLLKPMLARGELHCIGATTTDEYRKYIEKDPALERRFQTIMVEEPSVEDTISILRGLRERFEVHHGVRISDAALIESATLSHRYITDRQLPDKAIDLMDEAAAMIRTEIDSQPYELDKINRQILQAEIEREALRREEDQASRERLSKLEDSLTEMKITQSELLEQWEKEKASIDAVQSLKTQIEQTKINIDKAERAHELNKAAELKYSVLLELEKKLKAIEEDIQGGDDVSTNKTRMLKEFVGPDDIAGIISRWTGIPVTRLIEGEREKLLRLEEILHARVIGQDNAVRAVSDAVIRARAGLKDPSRPIGSFIFLGPTGVGKTELCKALAESLFDTEDNIVRLDMSEYMEKHAVARLIGAPPGYIGYDEGGQLTEAIRRKPYSVVLFDEIEKAHPDVFNVLLQILDDGRLTDSQGRTVDCKNTLIIMTSNLGSHILLEGIEQNGDFKDGVEEGVMNVLRGHFRPEFLNRVDETVLFKPLLEEDLKLIVDIQLGGLRARLGVNKMGMEVTDKAKAFIAHASYDPVYGARPLRRYIQTHLETPLAKEIISGRLQEDHSVSVDANEDGLTLQNN from the coding sequence ATGGACCCGAATAAATTCACAAAAAAAACCAACGACGCAATCGCAGAAGCTCAATCTCTAGCTATATCCAATGGTCAACAGCAAATTGAAGTTGAACACCTGCTTCTAGCCTTAGTTGAGCAGGAAAAAGGCATTGTTAGTAAAATATTAGAAAAAAGCGGGGTCGACCCTGCTTTATATAAGTCCGCTGTACAGAAGGAAGTTAACAAGCTTCCCAGTGTCAGCGGCCCCGGAGCACAGCCCGGTCAGGTCTTTGTAACTCAGAGACTCAACCGCGTTATTGTTGAAGCCGAACAGGCCGCCAAGCGCATGCATGACGAGTTCATAAGTGTTGAACACCTATATCTTGCCATCATGGATGAGCATGGTTCCACTGGCGCAGGCAGAGTCAACGCATCCTTCAAGCTTACAAAAGATAAAGTTCTGGAAGCAATGACCACAATCAGGGGCAATCAGCGTGTAACGACTGATAACCCTGAAGCCACCTATGATGCGCTGAAAAAATATGGCCGTGATCTCGTTGAAGAAGCCCGCAAAGGCAAGCTCGACCCAGTTATAGGACGTGACTCTGAAATCAGGCGCGTTGTCCGTATTCTTTCCAGACGCACAAAGAACAACCCTATTTTGATCGGTGAAGCCGGAGTCGGTAAAACCGCTATTATTGAAGGGCTTGCTCAGCGCATAGTTAAGCAGGATGTACCCGAAGGCCTTAAGGACAAAACGGTCTTCATGTTAGATATGGGCGCACTTATCGCTGGCGCTAAATATCGCGGCGAATTTGAGGAACGCCTCAAAGCTGTATTAAAAGAAGTTCAAGAATCCGAAGGTCAGATTCTCATCTTCATTGATGAAATCCACACCATTGTTGGCGCAGGTAAATCCGAAGGCGCAATGGATGCGGGTAATCTGCTAAAACCGATGCTTGCACGTGGAGAACTCCACTGCATCGGCGCAACTACCACGGATGAATATCGTAAATATATTGAAAAAGACCCCGCTCTTGAAAGACGGTTCCAGACCATCATGGTCGAAGAACCATCGGTCGAGGACACCATATCAATCCTGCGCGGACTCCGCGAAAGGTTTGAGGTTCATCACGGGGTAAGAATCAGTGATGCCGCACTAATCGAGTCAGCAACGCTTTCTCATCGCTACATCACAGACAGACAGCTTCCCGATAAGGCAATTGACCTCATGGATGAAGCTGCTGCCATGATCAGAACTGAGATTGATTCGCAGCCATACGAGCTGGATAAAATCAACAGGCAGATCTTGCAGGCTGAAATTGAACGTGAAGCACTTAGACGTGAAGAAGATCAAGCTTCTCGCGAACGCTTATCCAAGCTCGAAGATTCGCTAACTGAAATGAAAATTACTCAGTCTGAGCTTCTTGAGCAGTGGGAAAAGGAGAAAGCTTCTATCGACGCCGTTCAGAGTCTGAAAACTCAAATTGAACAAACAAAGATTAATATTGATAAAGCTGAAAGAGCGCACGAATTAAACAAAGCGGCTGAGCTTAAATACTCAGTGCTTCTGGAACTTGAAAAGAAACTTAAAGCCATTGAAGAAGACATTCAAGGTGGCGATGATGTTTCAACCAACAAGACCAGAATGCTTAAAGAATTCGTAGGACCTGATGATATCGCCGGGATCATATCCCGCTGGACAGGTATTCCTGTAACCAGACTGATTGAGGGCGAAAGAGAAAAGCTCCTTCGTCTGGAAGAGATTCTGCACGCCAGAGTTATCGGACAGGACAATGCTGTTCGCGCTGTATCTGACGCTGTAATCAGAGCGCGTGCGGGACTTAAAGATCCGTCGCGGCCCATCGGTTCATTCATATTCCTCGGCCCTACCGGAGTGGGTAAAACCGAACTCTGTAAGGCTCTAGCGGAATCGCTCTTCGATACCGAAGACAACATCGTGCGCCTTGATATGTCCGAGTACATGGAAAAGCACGCGGTCGCGCGTCTCATCGGAGCGCCTCCGGGATATATTGGATATGACGAAGGTGGACAGCTGACCGAAGCAATCAGAAGAAAGCCCTACTCTGTTGTCCTCTTTGATGAGATCGAAAAAGCACATCCTGATGTGTTCAACGTACTGCTTCAAATATTAGATGACGGACGTTTAACTGACAGTCAGGGTCGAACCGTAGACTGCAAGAACACGCTGATCATCATGACTTCTAATCTGGGTTCGCATATCCTACTAGAAGGAATTGAACAGAACGGTGATTTCAAAGACGGCGTTGAGGAAGGCGTAATGAACGTATTGCGCGGTCATTTCAGACCAGAATTCCTGAACAGGGTTGATGAAACAGTACTCTTTAAGCCTCTACTAGAAGAAGACTTGAAGTTGATTGTAGACATACAACTGGGCGGGCTAAGAGCGCGTCTAGGTGTAAACAAGATGGGAATGGAAGTGACGGATAAGGCAAAGGCTTTCATAGCACACGCTTCCTACGATCCGGTATACGGAGCAAGACCACTGCGCCGCTATATCCAGACCCATCTCGAAACTCCGCTGGCGAAAGAGATTATCAGCGGAAGGTTGCAAGAGGATCATTCTGTATCAGTTGATGCTAATGAGGATGGGCTTACTTTGCAGAATAATTAA
- the upp gene encoding uracil phosphoribosyltransferase gives MAVHVVDHPLVRHKLGLLRESDISTSHFRDLANEISMLLTYEATKDLVTEPKTITGWAGEVEVEAIKGKKITVVPILRAGLGMMDAVLDMIPGARVSVVGFYRDEETLQPVEYYVKLAKNIDERSALILDPMLATGGTLLATIELLKKAGCTDIKGLFLVAAPEGIEKIVAAHPDVDIYTASIDEKLNDAGYILPGLGDAGDKIFGTK, from the coding sequence GTGGCGGTACATGTGGTAGACCATCCTCTGGTAAGACACAAGCTTGGACTTCTTCGTGAAAGCGATATTAGTACAAGTCATTTTCGCGATTTAGCTAATGAAATTTCAATGCTTCTGACTTATGAAGCAACAAAAGATCTTGTTACGGAACCAAAAACTATTACTGGCTGGGCTGGTGAAGTTGAAGTTGAAGCAATTAAAGGTAAAAAAATCACTGTAGTACCTATTCTTCGTGCAGGACTCGGTATGATGGACGCTGTCCTTGATATGATCCCGGGCGCAAGAGTTAGTGTTGTCGGTTTTTACCGCGATGAAGAAACTTTGCAGCCTGTGGAGTATTACGTCAAGCTTGCTAAGAACATTGATGAGCGTAGCGCGCTGATTCTTGATCCTATGCTTGCTACTGGCGGAACCTTGCTCGCAACCATCGAACTGCTTAAGAAAGCAGGTTGTACCGATATTAAAGGTTTATTCCTTGTCGCTGCTCCTGAAGGGATTGAAAAAATAGTAGCTGCCCATCCTGATGTAGATATTTATACAGCATCAATTGATGAAAAATTGAATGATGCAGGATATATCCTTCCCGGTCTTGGCGATGCGGGAGATAAAATTTTCGGCACTAAATAA
- a CDS encoding DnaJ C-terminal domain-containing protein: MSVKYKDYYKLLGVARSASKEDISKAFKKLARKHHPDLNPDNEESEKKFKEANEAYEVLKDPKKRKMYDQYGADWEHGQNFRPPPGQEHMNFGGGGFGGGGGGDFSDFFETIFGGGGGGGAQFGGGGGRFQQRPQKGADSETLLTLTLEEAYKGGSKSISVQERATGPGGHPMVQSKSLDVNIPAGIKEGQKIRLANQGSPGPSDGPKGDLYLKIRLAPHAVYKVKENNLIVDLALAPWEAALGAKVKVPTLDGMIEMNIPAGMGSGKKMRVKGRGLGAGAKKGDQFVRVMIQVPASDSDEVKKLWEELSEKIDFTPRSF; this comes from the coding sequence ATGAGTGTAAAATATAAAGATTACTATAAACTTTTAGGAGTTGCCCGCTCCGCCTCGAAAGAGGACATATCCAAAGCGTTCAAAAAGCTGGCGCGTAAGCACCATCCTGACCTGAACCCGGATAACGAGGAATCTGAAAAGAAATTCAAAGAAGCTAACGAAGCTTACGAAGTTCTTAAAGATCCTAAAAAGCGCAAAATGTATGACCAGTACGGCGCTGACTGGGAACACGGCCAGAATTTCAGGCCACCTCCTGGACAAGAGCATATGAACTTCGGCGGCGGTGGATTTGGCGGTGGTGGCGGCGGAGATTTCAGTGATTTCTTCGAAACCATCTTTGGTGGCGGCGGCGGAGGTGGTGCGCAATTCGGTGGTGGTGGCGGAAGATTTCAGCAACGCCCGCAAAAAGGTGCGGATTCTGAAACACTGCTCACTCTGACCCTCGAAGAAGCGTACAAGGGCGGATCAAAGTCTATTTCAGTTCAGGAAAGAGCAACCGGCCCCGGTGGACATCCTATGGTTCAATCAAAGAGCCTAGATGTAAATATTCCGGCTGGAATCAAAGAAGGACAGAAGATTCGTCTTGCGAATCAGGGTTCTCCCGGTCCTAGTGACGGTCCAAAGGGCGATCTTTACCTAAAGATCAGACTTGCACCGCATGCTGTCTACAAAGTGAAAGAGAACAATCTCATCGTAGATCTCGCGCTTGCTCCGTGGGAAGCTGCCCTTGGTGCTAAAGTTAAAGTCCCTACCCTTGACGGTATGATCGAAATGAACATTCCGGCAGGCATGGGAAGCGGCAAAAAAATGAGAGTAAAAGGACGCGGTCTTGGTGCTGGCGCCAAAAAAGGCGATCAGTTTGTCCGTGTGATGATCCAAGTTCCTGCTTCCGATTCAGATGAAGTTAAAAAACTTTGGGAAGAGCTGTCCGAAAAGATAGATTTCACCCCGAGATCATTCTAA
- the mnmA gene encoding tRNA 2-thiouridine(34) synthase MnmA: MESSFSYPGLAELVAGRKVAVAVSGGADSLLSMVLLKESGAEVIAVHGCFLGNEKSAEAVSGLELRCAELGIDLHVVDFKAEFDKFVIDPFIQSYLDGNTPNPCALCNPKIKFGVLYAAAQSFGAELIGTGHYVRIADHPEYGRMIARGADVGKDQSYFLSLVPRESVLNALFPLGGHSKDETYAQLEKRGLKIPLPSESQEICFVPDDDYRKFLMDRDVKLPGPGNVVLSNGEKIGRHQGLWRYTQGQRKGLGIAWKEPLYVIEKDLKKNVLVLGTKTELGASGCVADGMNFLVDFDKWPETVYIQTRYRQRSMPSKAKLEGNSMVFEFAEQNSKPTPGQILAVYTEDGAVLGGGIIREAL, from the coding sequence ATGGAATCAAGTTTCAGCTATCCAGGGCTTGCAGAGCTAGTGGCGGGTCGCAAGGTTGCCGTGGCAGTCAGCGGCGGGGCGGACAGTTTGCTTTCTATGGTTTTGCTTAAAGAGAGCGGCGCAGAAGTCATCGCAGTTCACGGTTGCTTTTTGGGCAATGAAAAATCTGCAGAAGCTGTGTCCGGTCTGGAGCTTCGATGCGCTGAGCTTGGAATTGACCTTCATGTGGTCGATTTTAAAGCTGAATTCGATAAATTTGTTATTGATCCTTTCATTCAGTCATACTTGGACGGTAACACTCCAAATCCATGCGCCCTCTGTAATCCAAAAATTAAATTTGGAGTGCTATACGCTGCGGCCCAAAGTTTTGGTGCGGAACTTATCGGAACAGGTCATTACGTGCGTATCGCAGACCATCCAGAATATGGCAGGATGATAGCGCGTGGGGCGGATGTTGGTAAGGATCAAAGCTATTTTCTATCGCTTGTCCCTCGCGAAAGTGTTTTAAATGCACTTTTCCCGCTTGGAGGACATAGCAAGGATGAAACATATGCCCAGCTTGAGAAACGCGGGCTTAAAATTCCACTTCCATCTGAAAGTCAGGAAATATGTTTTGTTCCAGATGATGATTACCGCAAATTTCTTATGGATCGTGATGTGAAATTGCCCGGACCCGGCAATGTGGTGCTTTCAAATGGTGAAAAGATCGGTCGTCATCAAGGTCTATGGAGATATACACAAGGACAGCGCAAAGGGTTAGGCATTGCGTGGAAAGAACCGCTCTATGTAATTGAAAAGGATTTGAAAAAAAATGTACTTGTTCTAGGTACTAAAACTGAACTGGGCGCATCAGGTTGCGTCGCTGATGGAATGAATTTTTTAGTTGATTTCGATAAATGGCCTGAAACTGTATATATTCAAACTCGTTATAGGCAGAGGTCCATGCCTTCGAAAGCTAAACTTGAAGGTAATAGTATGGT
- a CDS encoding uracil-xanthine permease family protein, with the protein MSISSTEYNFRAKDIFLGAQMLFVAFGALVLVPLLTGLNPNVALFTAGVGTLIFQVVTKGKVPVFLASSFAFIAPIIYGVQTWGIPSTLCGLAAAGVFYMFLSLLISWRGTDVVRKILPPVVTGPVIMVIGLILAPVAVFMAMGKSGDGAFVLVPEKSALIVSMISLGVTVAVSLFGKGWFKLIPILSGIIAGYITCLFMGLVDFTSVAAAPWIAMPAFTYPEWNLEAILFIVPVAIAPAIEHFGDVLAIGSVSGKDYVKDPGINRTMLGDGLATSFAACLGGPPNTTYSEVTGAVALIKVFNPAIMTWAAIVAIALAFIGKVGAFLQTIPVPVMGGIMVLLFGAIMVVGMNTLVRSGEDLMEARNLAIVALIVIFGVGGMSVPTPFSDEFRLGGIGLAGILGVFLNLVLPHKKKEE; encoded by the coding sequence ATGAGTATTTCAAGCACTGAGTACAACTTTAGGGCCAAGGATATATTTCTTGGCGCACAGATGTTGTTTGTCGCATTCGGGGCACTGGTTCTGGTCCCGCTTCTTACAGGTCTGAATCCTAACGTTGCACTGTTTACCGCTGGTGTAGGTACACTGATTTTTCAGGTTGTAACCAAGGGTAAAGTTCCAGTATTTCTTGCCTCTTCTTTCGCTTTCATTGCACCTATCATCTACGGTGTTCAAACTTGGGGAATTCCGTCAACTCTTTGCGGGCTTGCTGCTGCGGGTGTTTTCTACATGTTCCTAAGTTTGTTGATCAGCTGGCGCGGAACCGATGTTGTGAGAAAAATTTTACCTCCAGTTGTTACTGGTCCGGTAATTATGGTCATCGGCCTGATTCTCGCTCCTGTTGCCGTTTTTATGGCAATGGGTAAATCTGGAGATGGCGCATTTGTTCTGGTTCCAGAAAAATCAGCGCTCATCGTTTCCATGATTTCACTTGGTGTGACTGTCGCAGTTTCCCTTTTCGGAAAAGGCTGGTTCAAGCTGATTCCAATCCTTAGCGGAATCATTGCCGGTTACATTACCTGTCTATTTATGGGGCTTGTTGATTTTACCAGTGTTGCAGCGGCTCCTTGGATTGCAATGCCTGCGTTCACTTACCCAGAATGGAATCTCGAAGCTATCCTGTTCATTGTACCTGTTGCCATTGCACCTGCAATTGAGCATTTCGGAGACGTTCTTGCTATCGGGTCTGTATCCGGTAAAGATTATGTTAAAGATCCTGGTATCAATAGAACAATGCTTGGTGATGGTCTGGCAACATCGTTTGCTGCATGTCTTGGTGGGCCTCCAAATACTACATATTCAGAAGTAACAGGCGCTGTTGCTCTGATTAAAGTTTTTAACCCCGCGATTATGACATGGGCTGCTATTGTTGCTATAGCTCTTGCTTTTATCGGTAAGGTCGGCGCGTTCCTGCAGACTATTCCTGTTCCAGTAATGGGCGGAATCATGGTTCTTCTTTTTGGAGCAATCATGGTTGTCGGGATGAATACTCTTGTTCGTTCCGGTGAAGATCTCATGGAAGCTCGTAACCTTGCAATTGTCGCTCTTATTGTTATCTTTGGTGTGGGTGGTATGTCCGTGCCTACTCCATTTAGTGATGAGTTCAGACTTGGCGGAATTGGACTGGCTGGAATTCTTGGTGTTTTCCTGAACCTTGTTCTGCCGCATAAGAAAAAAGAAGAGTAA
- a CDS encoding chaperone modulator CbpM: protein MDIKKREDATPPSTSRKMLFAQIIEMTGMDEEVVLELISLEWVSPASTADGHYLFEARDLYRLRKLSRLCNDLEITAAGGSIIVDLMERVEQLEARIEEMSKLI from the coding sequence ATGGATATCAAAAAAAGAGAAGACGCAACCCCTCCCAGCACTTCGCGCAAAATGTTGTTTGCGCAGATAATTGAAATGACAGGGATGGATGAAGAAGTGGTTCTCGAGCTGATCAGCCTTGAGTGGGTTTCACCTGCATCAACAGCAGATGGACATTACCTATTCGAAGCGCGTGACCTATACCGCTTGCGTAAACTTTCAAGACTCTGCAACGATCTTGAAATTACAGCAGCAGGTGGTTCCATTATCGTAGATTTGATGGAACGTGTAGAACAGCTCGAAGCCCGTATCGAAGAAATGAGCAAGCTGATTTAA
- the coaE gene encoding dephospho-CoA kinase (Dephospho-CoA kinase (CoaE) performs the final step in coenzyme A biosynthesis.), translating into MYNNESNEDKDINQTWSRTAGYSERNTRLDKFWGTELEQEGISRGKAKDWIKAGLAEVNGVTCKKANYKIIGDEELTLRGEAEASSLIPEDKPLDIIYNDGKIAIVNKPAGLTTHPAPSCPTDTFVHRLIHHFPEIIGMDEWRPGIVHRLDKFTSGLIAVALNEHDRLALSASFAEREVDKTYLAIVHGVPEKDFDEINMPIGRHPTHKIKMAVVLKGGRDARSSYEVIWTDPAQRASLVRVKIYTGRTHQIRVHMAHIGHPLVGDLVYGSQQHANWITQGKPLSKMAQRQMLHAYSLSFTHPGTDEKMDFTLTPPDDFIDLLRTLNRSVQRVGLIGMPCSGKSTVLDILSEKKIPVFSADESVAKTYSKDGTGWEMIRQRFGNKFTESETGNIDKKKIFTAICADSDVRREVMNIVHPIVKHDAFNFFKDNASSPVAVAEIPLLLEAGWHSDKSVDAVLGIKCPSSKRNGELREKRDLTPNTLATFDSWQWDEKAKLDCCTAIINNDSGIEELKENTEKALVILAEMRKAKEIKFDKFLAELFKEDSKQ; encoded by the coding sequence ATGTACAATAATGAAAGTAATGAAGACAAAGATATAAACCAGACTTGGTCCAGAACAGCCGGATACAGCGAACGAAACACCAGATTGGACAAGTTTTGGGGAACCGAACTTGAGCAGGAAGGCATCTCCAGAGGTAAAGCAAAAGACTGGATAAAAGCCGGACTTGCCGAAGTTAATGGTGTCACATGCAAAAAAGCAAATTACAAAATAATTGGCGATGAAGAACTTACGCTCAGGGGCGAAGCTGAGGCAAGCTCTCTCATACCTGAAGATAAACCGCTGGATATAATATATAATGATGGCAAAATTGCTATCGTTAATAAACCGGCAGGACTCACTACTCATCCCGCACCAAGCTGTCCCACTGACACATTTGTGCACAGACTCATTCACCATTTCCCAGAAATTATTGGCATGGATGAATGGCGTCCGGGAATTGTACATAGACTTGATAAATTCACATCCGGCCTGATTGCGGTAGCTCTGAATGAACATGACAGACTGGCACTATCCGCATCTTTTGCTGAACGTGAAGTGGACAAAACTTATTTAGCGATAGTTCACGGCGTACCTGAAAAAGATTTCGACGAAATCAATATGCCAATCGGCAGACACCCTACTCATAAGATTAAAATGGCCGTTGTTCTTAAAGGCGGGCGTGATGCTAGATCAAGCTACGAAGTAATCTGGACTGATCCAGCTCAGCGCGCTTCACTTGTCAGGGTTAAAATTTACACAGGCAGAACTCACCAGATCAGAGTTCATATGGCTCACATCGGTCACCCGCTTGTGGGAGATCTGGTTTATGGCTCACAGCAGCATGCCAATTGGATAACTCAAGGCAAGCCTCTTTCAAAGATGGCTCAGAGACAAATGCTACACGCATACAGTCTTTCATTTACTCATCCTGGCACTGATGAAAAAATGGACTTCACTCTGACTCCTCCAGATGATTTCATCGATCTTCTACGAACTTTGAATAGATCTGTTCAGCGCGTCGGACTGATTGGTATGCCATGTAGTGGCAAATCAACTGTTCTCGATATTCTTTCCGAGAAAAAGATTCCTGTTTTCAGCGCAGATGAATCTGTTGCCAAGACATACAGCAAAGATGGCACCGGCTGGGAAATGATTCGTCAGAGATTCGGTAATAAGTTTACCGAAAGCGAAACAGGTAATATTGATAAAAAGAAGATTTTCACAGCCATATGCGCGGACAGCGATGTTCGCCGTGAAGTAATGAACATTGTACATCCTATTGTTAAGCATGACGCCTTTAACTTTTTTAAAGATAACGCAAGCAGCCCGGTTGCCGTAGCTGAGATTCCGTTACTACTGGAAGCCGGATGGCATTCAGATAAATCAGTAGATGCGGTTCTCGGCATTAAGTGCCCTTCTTCCAAGCGAAACGGTGAGCTTAGAGAAAAAAGAGACCTCACTCCCAATACCCTAGCCACATTCGACTCATGGCAGTGGGATGAAAAAGCTAAGCTTGATTGCTGTACAGCCATTATCAACAACGATTCCGGCATTGAAGAGCTTAAAGAGAACACCGAAAAGGCTTTGGTTATTCTAGCTGAAATGCGTAAAGCAAAAGAAATTAAATTTGATAAGTTCCTAGCAGAGCTTTTTAAAGAAGATTCTAAACAATAA
- a CDS encoding rhomboid family intramembrane serine protease: MIPIRDNVPCLIRPYVLWAILVANALAFFAEQLLSPTGKLALFHLLGVVPARYFDPQWAIAAGYPDFGVMPFFTYMFLHSGWIHIILNMWMLWIFANNIEDAMGHVRFILFYAICGVVAIGVQIMLAPTVHTPIIGASGAVAGIMGAYFVLYPHGRVLTLIPIVIIPLFFKIPAGLFLGLWFFLQIFSSLTNHLSGSAQEIAWGAHIAGFIAGVVLVRLFVKKGRCKYCYDPAKKDYELDENF; the protein is encoded by the coding sequence ATGATTCCAATTCGTGACAATGTCCCCTGCCTTATACGTCCCTATGTTCTATGGGCAATATTAGTAGCAAATGCGCTTGCCTTTTTTGCAGAACAATTGCTTTCACCAACGGGTAAGCTTGCACTCTTCCACCTTCTGGGAGTTGTACCCGCGCGTTACTTCGATCCGCAATGGGCCATTGCCGCAGGATATCCCGATTTCGGAGTTATGCCTTTTTTCACCTACATGTTTCTTCATAGCGGATGGATTCACATTATCCTCAACATGTGGATGCTTTGGATTTTTGCGAACAACATCGAAGATGCCATGGGGCATGTTAGGTTTATACTGTTCTACGCCATTTGCGGAGTGGTTGCCATCGGGGTTCAGATTATGCTTGCACCAACAGTACACACTCCCATAATAGGTGCTTCCGGCGCAGTGGCGGGAATAATGGGGGCATACTTTGTACTCTATCCACACGGACGGGTCTTAACCCTGATCCCCATAGTTATTATTCCGTTATTTTTTAAAATACCAGCCGGCCTGTTCCTCGGGCTTTGGTTCTTCTTACAGATATTTTCAAGCCTCACGAATCATCTTTCAGGAAGCGCCCAAGAAATAGCTTGGGGTGCACATATTGCCGGATTCATTGCGGGTGTGGTGCTCGTCCGGCTCTTTGTAAAAAAGGGTCGCTGTAAATACTGCTACGACCCTGCCAAAAAAGACTACGAACTTGATGAAAATTTCTAA